The following proteins come from a genomic window of Streptomyces sp. NBC_00539:
- a CDS encoding amidohydrolase, translating to MTDRTASATAAGTHRTVLLRGGEVHSPADPFATAMVVERGHIAWVGSEGAADAFAQGVDEVVHLDGALVTPAFTDAHVHTTSTGLALTGLDLSAARSLPEALALVRAHAARRPADRVLLGHGWDAARWPERRAPRRAELDEATGNRPLYLSRVDVHSAVVTTALLDLVPGVHAAGDEPLTRDAHHAVRRAALDAVTPAQRAEAQRAALDRAASLGIGSVHECGGPDISSPEDFSSLLDLAAHHRGPRVFGYWADRDIDRAVELGAAGAAGDLFVDGSLGSHTACLHAPYADAPHTGTGYLDAADVAAHVAACTGAGLQAGFHAIGDAALGAVVEGVRAAAEKVGLARIRAARHRVEHAEMMTPATIAAFAELGLTASVQPAFDAAWGGEDGMYADRLGADRARTLNPFAALLKAGVPLAFGSDAPVTPLDPWGTVRAAAFHRTPEHRISVRAAFAAHTRGGWRALGRDDAGTLVPGAPADYAVWRTEELVVQAPDDRVARWSTDPRSGTPGLPDLTPGADLPVCLATVVGGREVFVRPQG from the coding sequence ATGACTGACCGCACCGCCTCCGCCACCGCCGCCGGAACCCACCGCACCGTCCTGCTCCGCGGCGGCGAGGTGCACAGCCCCGCCGACCCCTTCGCCACGGCGATGGTGGTCGAGCGGGGGCACATCGCGTGGGTCGGCTCCGAAGGCGCCGCCGACGCCTTCGCGCAGGGCGTCGACGAGGTCGTCCACCTCGACGGGGCGCTCGTCACCCCCGCGTTCACCGACGCCCACGTCCACACCACCTCCACCGGCCTCGCCCTCACCGGCCTGGACCTCTCCGCGGCCCGTTCCCTCCCCGAGGCCCTCGCCCTCGTCCGCGCCCACGCCGCCCGCCGCCCCGCCGACCGGGTGCTCCTCGGCCACGGCTGGGACGCCGCCCGCTGGCCCGAGCGGCGCGCCCCGCGCCGCGCGGAACTCGACGAGGCCACCGGCAACCGCCCGCTCTACCTCAGCCGTGTCGACGTGCACTCCGCCGTCGTCACCACCGCCCTGCTGGACCTCGTACCCGGTGTCCACGCGGCCGGTGACGAGCCGCTGACCCGCGACGCGCACCACGCGGTCCGCCGGGCCGCGCTCGACGCCGTCACCCCGGCCCAGCGCGCCGAGGCGCAGCGCGCCGCCCTGGACCGCGCCGCCTCCCTGGGCATCGGCTCCGTCCACGAGTGCGGCGGCCCCGACATCTCCTCCCCGGAGGACTTCAGCTCCCTGCTCGACCTCGCCGCCCACCACCGTGGCCCGCGCGTCTTCGGCTACTGGGCCGACCGCGACATCGACCGCGCCGTGGAACTCGGCGCGGCCGGCGCGGCGGGCGACCTGTTCGTGGACGGCTCCCTCGGTTCGCACACCGCCTGCCTGCACGCCCCGTACGCCGACGCGCCCCACACCGGCACCGGCTACCTCGACGCCGCCGACGTCGCCGCGCACGTCGCCGCCTGCACCGGGGCGGGCCTCCAGGCCGGGTTCCACGCCATCGGCGACGCCGCTCTCGGCGCCGTCGTCGAAGGAGTCCGGGCGGCCGCCGAGAAGGTCGGCCTCGCCCGCATCCGGGCCGCCCGCCACCGTGTGGAGCACGCCGAGATGATGACCCCGGCCACCATCGCCGCCTTCGCCGAGCTGGGCCTGACCGCGTCCGTGCAGCCCGCCTTCGACGCCGCCTGGGGCGGCGAGGACGGCATGTACGCCGACCGGCTCGGCGCCGACCGGGCCAGGACCCTCAACCCGTTCGCCGCCCTCCTCAAGGCGGGTGTGCCGCTCGCCTTCGGCTCGGACGCGCCCGTCACCCCCCTCGACCCCTGGGGCACCGTCCGCGCGGCCGCCTTCCACCGGACCCCCGAGCACCGCATCTCCGTACGGGCCGCCTTCGCCGCGCACACCCGCGGCGGGTGGCGGGCACTGGGCCGGGACGACGCGGGCACCCTCGTGCCGGGCGCTCCCGCCGACTACGCCGTCTGGCGCACGGAGGAACTGGTGGTGCAGGCCCCCGACGACCGGGTCGCCCGCTGGTCGACGGATCCGCGCTCCGGCACCCCCGGTCTGCCCGACCTGACGCCCGGCGCGGATCTCCCCGTGTGCCTGGCCACGGTCGTGGGTGGCCGGGAGGTATTCGTACGGCCACAGGGGTGA
- a CDS encoding MFS transporter, with protein MTAQTTDEAEPGAEDGRSAVARKREQHGWYFYDFACSVYSTSVLTVFLGPYLTAVAKAAADAEGYVHPLGVPVRAGSFFAYSVSVSVIVAVLIMPLAGAVADRGGRKKPLLAAAAYTGAAATTGMFFLSGDRYLLGGLLLVVANAALAVSMVLYNAYLPQIATPDERDTVSSRGWAFGYTSGAFVLVLNLVLFQGHDSFGVSEGTAVRICLASAGLWWGAFAIIPLRRLRDRAVVREAGAAPPVSGWRQLVATLRDMRRFPLTLSFLLAYLIYNDGVQTVISQASVYGSEELGLEQSTLIVAVLLVQVLAVAGALGMGRLARTYGAKRTILGSLAAWALTLAAGYFLPARTPVWFFALAAMIGLVLGGSQALSRSLFSHLVPAGKEAEYFSAYEMSDRGLSWVGPLVFGLTYQVTGSYRTAIISLVVFFALGFVLLARVPVRRAVEAAGNPVPERL; from the coding sequence ATGACGGCGCAGACGACGGACGAAGCGGAACCGGGGGCGGAGGACGGCAGATCCGCCGTCGCCCGCAAGCGCGAACAGCACGGCTGGTACTTCTACGATTTCGCCTGCTCGGTCTACTCGACGAGTGTGCTCACGGTGTTCCTCGGCCCCTACCTGACGGCGGTGGCCAAGGCCGCGGCGGACGCCGAGGGCTATGTGCACCCGCTGGGCGTCCCGGTCCGGGCGGGGTCCTTCTTCGCGTACTCGGTGTCGGTGTCGGTGATCGTCGCCGTGCTGATCATGCCGCTGGCCGGCGCGGTGGCCGACCGCGGCGGCCGCAAGAAACCACTGCTGGCGGCCGCTGCCTACACGGGCGCGGCGGCAACCACCGGGATGTTCTTCCTCAGCGGGGACCGTTACCTGCTGGGCGGGCTGCTGCTGGTCGTCGCGAACGCGGCGCTGGCCGTCTCGATGGTGCTGTACAACGCCTACCTGCCGCAGATCGCCACGCCGGACGAGCGGGACACCGTCTCCTCGCGGGGCTGGGCGTTCGGGTACACCTCGGGCGCGTTCGTCCTGGTCCTGAACCTGGTGCTGTTCCAGGGCCACGACTCCTTCGGCGTGTCCGAGGGCACGGCGGTACGGATCTGCCTGGCCTCGGCGGGCCTGTGGTGGGGCGCCTTCGCGATCATCCCTTTGCGCCGGCTGCGCGACCGGGCGGTGGTGCGGGAGGCGGGGGCGGCCCCGCCGGTCAGCGGCTGGCGGCAGCTGGTCGCGACGCTGCGGGACATGCGCCGCTTCCCGCTGACGCTGTCGTTCCTGCTGGCGTACCTGATCTACAACGACGGCGTGCAGACCGTGATCTCGCAGGCCTCGGTCTACGGGTCGGAGGAGCTGGGGCTGGAGCAGTCGACGCTGATCGTGGCGGTGCTCCTGGTGCAGGTCCTGGCGGTGGCGGGCGCGCTCGGGATGGGCCGGCTGGCGCGCACCTACGGCGCCAAGCGCACGATCCTCGGTTCCCTGGCGGCCTGGGCGCTGACCCTGGCGGCCGGCTACTTCCTGCCGGCGCGGACCCCGGTCTGGTTCTTCGCCCTGGCCGCGATGATCGGGCTGGTGCTCGGCGGCAGCCAGGCGCTGTCGCGTTCCCTCTTCTCGCACCTGGTGCCGGCGGGCAAGGAGGCCGAGTACTTCTCCGCGTACGAGATGAGCGACCGGGGGCTGAGCTGGGTGGGGCCGCTGGTGTTCGGCCTGACGTACCAGGTGACGGGCAGCTACCGGACGGCGATCATCTCGTTGGTGGTGTTCTTCGCACTGGGTTTCGTGCTGCTGGCCCGGGTGCCGGTGCGGCGCGCGGTGGAGGCGGCGGGCAATCCTGTTCCCGAACGGCTCTGA
- a CDS encoding glycerophosphodiester phosphodiesterase family protein: MTHVRLRHPYLDHPAPIPFAHRGGAADGLENTAAAFRRAAGAGYRYFETDVHATADGKLVAFHDATLDRVTDARGRIAELPWKQVKAARVAGTEPLSLLEDLLEEFPEARWNVDIKAESALYPLVNLIARAGAWDRVCVGSFSESRVARAHRIAGPRLATSYGVLGVLGLRLRSYAIPAALRVGAVAAQVPESQAGVRVVDRRFVRTAHARGLQVHVWTVNEPERMEALLDLGVDGIMTDRIDILRTVLDRRGAWA; encoded by the coding sequence GTGACGCACGTACGCCTTCGCCATCCGTATCTCGACCACCCGGCTCCGATCCCCTTCGCGCACCGGGGTGGTGCGGCCGACGGCCTGGAGAACACCGCGGCCGCCTTCCGGCGGGCCGCCGGGGCGGGCTACCGGTACTTCGAGACCGATGTGCACGCCACCGCCGACGGCAAGCTGGTCGCCTTCCACGACGCCACCCTGGACCGGGTCACGGACGCGCGCGGCCGGATCGCCGAGCTGCCGTGGAAGCAGGTCAAGGCCGCCCGGGTGGCCGGGACGGAGCCGCTGTCGCTCCTGGAGGACCTGCTGGAGGAGTTTCCCGAAGCCCGCTGGAACGTCGACATCAAGGCCGAGTCCGCGCTGTACCCGCTGGTCAACCTGATCGCCCGGGCCGGGGCGTGGGACCGGGTGTGCGTGGGTTCGTTCTCGGAGAGCCGGGTGGCCCGGGCCCACCGGATCGCGGGTCCGCGGCTGGCGACCTCGTACGGGGTGCTGGGCGTGCTCGGGCTGCGGCTGCGCTCGTACGCCATCCCGGCGGCCCTGCGGGTGGGAGCGGTGGCGGCGCAGGTCCCGGAGAGCCAGGCCGGCGTACGGGTGGTCGACCGGCGCTTCGTGCGGACGGCGCACGCGCGCGGGCTCCAGGTGCACGTCTGGACCGTGAACGAACCGGAACGCATGGAGGCTCTTCTCGACCTCGGTGTGGATGGCATCATGACCGACCGGATCGACATCTTGCGCACGGTGCTGGACCGCCGCGGAGCCTGGGCCTGA
- a CDS encoding biotin-dependent carboxyltransferase family protein, with protein sequence MSGLLVLRAGALTTVQDRGRPGLAHLGVPRSGALDAGACALANRLVGNPADAAVLETTLDGVALRARAPVTVAVTGAPCAVRVSGRPAAWGAPVRLRAGAELDVGRAESGLRSYVAVRGGFAVPPVLGSRSTDLLSGLGPAVLSAGAVLPVGPAGAGPVRGADALGVPGPPSVLVLPLRLGPRADWFEAASIAGLLRSPYRVSARSNRIGLRTEGGPRLARRRGGELPSEGMVLGAVQIPPDGLPVLFLADHPVTGGYPVLGVVPAGRPLDAAAQAGPGLEVRFVRA encoded by the coding sequence GTGAGCGGGCTGCTGGTGCTGCGGGCGGGGGCGTTGACGACCGTCCAGGACCGGGGGCGCCCGGGTCTGGCGCACCTGGGTGTGCCGCGGTCGGGGGCGCTGGACGCGGGGGCGTGCGCGCTGGCCAACCGCCTCGTGGGCAACCCGGCGGACGCCGCCGTCCTGGAGACCACGCTGGACGGGGTGGCGCTGCGCGCCCGGGCCCCGGTCACGGTGGCGGTCACGGGCGCGCCCTGCGCGGTACGGGTCTCAGGGCGCCCGGCGGCCTGGGGAGCGCCGGTCCGGCTGCGGGCGGGGGCGGAGCTCGATGTGGGCCGGGCGGAGTCCGGGCTGCGGAGCTACGTCGCGGTGCGGGGCGGGTTCGCCGTCCCGCCGGTGCTGGGCAGTCGCTCGACGGACCTGCTGTCCGGTCTGGGGCCCGCCGTCCTGTCGGCCGGCGCGGTGCTGCCGGTGGGTCCGGCCGGGGCGGGGCCGGTCCGCGGGGCGGACGCCCTGGGGGTGCCGGGGCCGCCGTCGGTGCTGGTGCTGCCGCTGCGGCTGGGGCCGCGGGCCGACTGGTTCGAGGCGGCTTCGATCGCGGGGCTGCTGCGTTCGCCGTACCGGGTGTCGGCCCGGTCGAACCGGATCGGTCTCCGGACGGAGGGCGGGCCCCGGCTGGCCCGTCGGCGGGGCGGGGAACTCCCGAGCGAGGGCATGGTCCTGGGGGCGGTGCAGATCCCCCCGGACGGCCTGCCGGTGCTGTTCCTGGCCGACCATCCGGTAACGGGCGGCTACCCGGTGCTCGGCGTGGTCCCTGCGGGCCGCCCGCTGGACGCGGCGGCCCAGGCGGGACCGGGCCTGGAGGTCCGGTTCGTTCGGGCGTAG
- a CDS encoding HEAT repeat domain-containing protein: protein MFEPVIAPSGTLLGLLQRGRGDGTLHALAAPRAEALAALDQCVISDPRQDWQVENRSLYYARLYLDLDGPLGAIEAHLFAADDLLDEDEHRTGLALSVLGHLAAYGRDDALMLLRRYAACGANWSWALDELALRDDDEGLRSLAAPVLARFPATEEGGALLAATVRDAYEPRPWRLWEESAAYGERLRAARQQGSFDRWQRQLTPKGPQPGWGVEAVFEWAADGLRRGTPLHVPAARCLAAVAAPEDRPAILAAAAGAHGEAARATALHHLVLAEPENPAVLDLIEAAGDEAAVAAYERMCGPAAVERARQWIHRPDALGAAAGALLAARGSAEDARLVLGALRSTVRGHGPDTQRLFALVDGAGRLAIGCAAPVLRHIYRETSSSHLRGRAARALASTDASFAAGFAVECLWDCEETTREVAARHAETADARVAPRLRRLAADPAEEEDVQSAVRSRIAPESAV, encoded by the coding sequence ATGTTCGAACCAGTCATAGCGCCGAGCGGCACCCTGCTCGGACTCCTCCAGCGGGGCCGCGGCGACGGCACGCTGCACGCGCTCGCGGCGCCCAGGGCAGAGGCCCTCGCGGCCCTCGACCAGTGCGTCATCAGCGATCCGCGCCAGGACTGGCAGGTCGAGAACCGCTCGCTGTACTACGCCCGTCTCTACCTGGACCTCGACGGTCCCCTCGGCGCGATCGAAGCCCACCTCTTCGCCGCCGACGACCTCCTCGACGAGGACGAGCACCGCACCGGCCTCGCCCTGTCCGTGCTCGGCCACCTCGCCGCCTACGGACGCGACGACGCGCTGATGCTGTTGCGCCGCTACGCCGCCTGCGGCGCGAACTGGTCCTGGGCCCTGGACGAACTCGCCCTGCGCGACGACGACGAAGGCCTGCGCTCCCTGGCCGCGCCCGTACTCGCCCGCTTCCCCGCCACGGAGGAAGGCGGGGCGCTGCTGGCCGCCACCGTCCGCGACGCCTACGAGCCCCGGCCGTGGAGGCTGTGGGAGGAGAGCGCCGCCTACGGGGAGCGGCTGCGCGCCGCCCGGCAGCAGGGCTCCTTCGACCGTTGGCAGCGCCAGCTCACCCCCAAGGGCCCCCAGCCCGGCTGGGGCGTCGAGGCCGTCTTCGAATGGGCCGCCGACGGACTGCGCCGCGGCACCCCGCTGCACGTGCCGGCCGCCCGGTGCCTGGCCGCCGTCGCCGCGCCCGAGGACCGCCCGGCCATCCTCGCGGCCGCCGCCGGCGCACACGGGGAGGCCGCCCGGGCCACGGCCCTGCACCACCTCGTCCTCGCCGAACCGGAGAACCCGGCCGTGCTGGACCTCATCGAAGCCGCCGGGGACGAAGCCGCCGTGGCCGCCTACGAGCGCATGTGCGGCCCCGCGGCCGTCGAGCGGGCCCGCCAGTGGATCCACCGCCCCGACGCCCTCGGAGCCGCCGCCGGCGCCCTGCTCGCCGCCCGCGGCTCAGCCGAAGACGCCCGGCTGGTCCTCGGCGCCCTGCGCTCCACGGTCCGCGGCCACGGCCCCGACACGCAGCGCCTCTTCGCCCTCGTCGACGGCGCCGGCCGCCTGGCGATCGGCTGCGCGGCGCCGGTGCTGCGCCACATCTACCGCGAAACCTCCTCGTCCCACCTGCGCGGACGCGCGGCCCGGGCCCTGGCCAGCACGGACGCCTCCTTCGCGGCCGGCTTCGCCGTCGAGTGCCTCTGGGACTGCGAGGAGACCACCCGCGAGGTGGCCGCCCGCCACGCCGAGACGGCCGACGCCCGCGTGGCCCCCCGCCTGCGCCGCCTGGCGGCCGACCCGGCGGAGGAGGAGGACGTCCAGTCGGCGGTCCGCAGCCGCATCGCCCCGGAGTCGGCGGTGTAG
- a CDS encoding polyprenol monophosphomannose synthase — translation MSDGGQRTYGPLGTTLVIIPTYNEAENIGLIVGRVRAAVPEAHVLVADDNSPDGTGKLADELCASDDHVHVLHRKGKEGLGAAYLAGFAWGLEHGYGVLVEMDADGSHQPEELPRLLTALAGADLVLGSRWVPGGRVVNWPKSREILSRGGSTYSRLMLGVPIRDVTGGYRAFRRETLEGLGLDEVASAGYCFQVDLARRAVRKGFKVVEVPITFVEREFGDSKMSKDIVVEALWRVTQWGIKARTAKLTGRPGA, via the coding sequence GTGAGCGACGGCGGACAGCGGACCTACGGGCCCCTCGGCACCACCTTGGTGATCATCCCCACGTACAACGAGGCGGAGAACATCGGGCTGATCGTCGGCCGGGTCCGCGCCGCGGTGCCCGAGGCGCACGTCCTCGTGGCCGACGACAACAGCCCCGACGGCACCGGCAAGCTCGCCGACGAGCTGTGCGCCTCCGACGACCACGTCCACGTCCTGCACCGCAAGGGCAAGGAAGGGCTCGGCGCCGCCTACCTCGCGGGCTTCGCCTGGGGCCTGGAGCACGGCTACGGCGTCCTCGTGGAGATGGACGCCGACGGCTCCCACCAGCCCGAGGAACTGCCCCGGCTGCTGACCGCGCTCGCCGGCGCCGACCTGGTCCTGGGCTCCCGCTGGGTGCCCGGCGGCCGGGTCGTCAACTGGCCCAAGAGCCGCGAGATCCTCTCCCGGGGCGGCTCCACCTACTCCCGGCTGATGCTCGGCGTCCCGATCCGCGACGTGACCGGCGGCTACCGCGCCTTCCGGCGCGAGACCCTGGAGGGGCTGGGCCTGGACGAGGTCGCCTCCGCGGGCTACTGCTTCCAGGTAGACCTCGCCCGCCGGGCCGTCCGCAAGGGCTTCAAGGTCGTGGAGGTCCCCATCACGTTCGTCGAGCGCGAGTTCGGCGACAGCAAGATGAGCAAGGACATCGTGGTCGAGGCCCTGTGGCGGGTCACCCAGTGGGGCATCAAGGCCCGCACGGCCAAGCTCACCGGCAGGCCCGGGGCGTAG
- a CDS encoding Lrp/AsnC family transcriptional regulator, producing MEELDRQIVDLLVRDGRMSYTDLGKATGLSTSAVHQRVRRLEQRGVIRGYAAVVDPEAVGLPLTAFISVKPFDPSAPDDIAERLAGVPEIEACHSVAGDENYILKVRVATPLELEDLLGRLRALAHVATRTTVVLSTPYEARPPRV from the coding sequence ATGGAGGAGCTGGACCGCCAGATCGTGGATCTGCTCGTGCGGGACGGGCGGATGAGCTACACGGATCTGGGCAAGGCCACCGGACTGTCCACGTCGGCAGTCCATCAGCGAGTACGCCGCCTGGAGCAGCGCGGTGTCATCCGCGGGTACGCGGCCGTCGTGGACCCCGAGGCCGTCGGGCTGCCGCTGACGGCCTTCATCTCGGTCAAACCGTTCGACCCCAGCGCCCCCGACGACATCGCCGAGCGGCTCGCGGGGGTCCCGGAGATCGAGGCGTGCCACAGCGTCGCGGGCGACGAGAACTACATCCTCAAGGTGCGCGTGGCCACGCCCCTGGAACTCGAAGACCTGCTGGGGCGCCTGCGCGCCCTGGCCCACGTCGCCACCCGCACGACCGTGGTCCTCTCCACCCCCTACGAAGCCCGCCCGCCCCGCGTGTGA
- a CDS encoding RNA polymerase-binding protein RbpA, with protein MSERALRGTRLVVTSYETDRGIDLAPRQAVEYACQNGHRFEMPFSVEAEIPPEWECKACGAMALLVDGDGPEEKKGKPARTHWDMLMERRTREELEEVLAERLAVLRSGAMNIAVHPRDSRKSA; from the coding sequence ATGAGTGAGCGAGCTCTCCGCGGTACGCGGCTCGTGGTTACCAGCTACGAGACGGACCGCGGCATCGATCTGGCCCCGCGCCAGGCGGTGGAGTACGCATGCCAGAACGGACATCGATTTGAGATGCCGTTCTCGGTTGAGGCAGAAATTCCGCCGGAGTGGGAGTGCAAGGCGTGCGGCGCCATGGCACTCCTGGTCGACGGGGACGGGCCCGAAGAGAAGAAGGGCAAGCCCGCGCGAACGCACTGGGACATGCTCATGGAGCGACGCACCCGCGAGGAACTCGAGGAAGTGCTGGCCGAGAGGCTGGCGGTCCTGCGTTCCGGCGCCATGAACATTGCCGTGCATCCGCGGGACAGCCGCAAGTCCGCCTGA
- the fxsA gene encoding FxsA family membrane protein — MTTGTSTAPRRRSAARTFLPLAVAAWFILEIWLLSLVAGAAGGFTVALLVLGGMLLGGVVIKRAGRRAFRNLTAGFQQAQQGEEPAARQPGQGNALVMLAGLLLILPGLLSDAVGLLLLLPPVRALASRRFARSLERSMTSAASGGFGAAYQQVRIRQPDGKVVRGEVIREDRPQPGAGPSGPDSGYRPPLAS; from the coding sequence ATGACGACCGGCACCTCGACTGCTCCCCGGCGGCGCTCGGCCGCCCGTACCTTCCTCCCCCTGGCGGTCGCCGCCTGGTTCATCCTGGAGATCTGGCTGCTCAGCCTGGTCGCGGGCGCGGCCGGCGGCTTCACCGTCGCACTGCTCGTCCTCGGCGGGATGCTGCTCGGGGGTGTGGTCATCAAGCGGGCCGGCCGCCGGGCCTTCCGGAACCTGACGGCCGGCTTCCAGCAGGCGCAGCAGGGCGAGGAGCCCGCGGCTCGGCAGCCCGGGCAGGGCAATGCGCTGGTCATGCTGGCCGGCCTGCTCCTGATCCTGCCGGGCCTGCTCTCCGACGCCGTCGGCCTGCTCCTGCTGCTGCCCCCCGTGCGGGCGCTGGCCTCGCGCCGGTTCGCCCGTTCCCTGGAGCGTTCGATGACCTCGGCGGCCTCCGGCGGCTTCGGCGCCGCGTACCAGCAGGTCCGCATCCGCCAGCCCGACGGCAAGGTGGTCCGGGGTGAGGTCATCCGCGAGGACCGGCCGCAGCCCGGAGCGGGCCCCTCCGGCCCCGACTCGGGGTACCGGCCGCCGCTGGCCTCCTGA
- a CDS encoding SCO1417 family MocR-like transcription factor, whose protein sequence is MAQWTSAVGAAQLARLITSQQDRPPVPGARKPPAYRLLADGIRLLVLEGRVPVAARLPAERELAVALSLSRTTVAAAYEALRGEGFLESRRGAGSWTAVPAGNPLPSRGLEPLPPESLGSMIDLGCAALPAPEPWLTKAVQGALEELPPYAHTHGDYPAGLPALRRMLADRYTERGIPTMPEQIMVTTGAMGAIDAICSLFAGRGERIAVESPSYANILQLMRAAGVRLVPVAMASGLGGWDMDVWRQVLRDSAPRLAYVVADFHNPTGALASDEQRRAMVEAARSAGTVLVADETMAELRLDPQLAMPRPVCSFDPAGSTVITVGSASKAFWAGMRIGWVRAAPDVIRSLVAARAYADLGTPVLEQLAVNWLMRTGGWEEAVGIRRVQARDNRDALVAAVRRELPDWEFQVPLGGLTLWARAGGLSGSRLAEVGERVGVRVPSGPRFGVDGAFEGYVRLPFTVGGPVADEAAARLAAAARLVGTGAGGSGAEPPRTFVA, encoded by the coding sequence ATGGCTCAGTGGACCTCGGCGGTCGGTGCCGCACAGCTCGCCCGTCTGATCACCTCGCAGCAGGACCGGCCGCCCGTACCCGGCGCCCGCAAGCCCCCCGCCTACCGCCTGCTCGCCGACGGCATCCGCCTCCTCGTCCTCGAAGGCCGCGTCCCCGTCGCCGCCCGGCTGCCCGCCGAACGCGAGCTGGCCGTCGCGCTCTCCCTCAGCCGCACCACCGTCGCCGCCGCCTACGAGGCCCTGCGCGGCGAGGGCTTCCTCGAATCCCGGCGCGGGGCCGGCAGCTGGACCGCCGTCCCCGCCGGGAACCCGCTGCCCTCCCGCGGCCTGGAGCCCCTGCCGCCCGAGTCCCTCGGCTCGATGATCGACCTCGGCTGCGCCGCCCTGCCGGCGCCCGAACCCTGGCTCACCAAGGCCGTCCAGGGCGCACTGGAGGAACTGCCGCCCTACGCCCACACCCACGGCGACTACCCCGCCGGGCTGCCCGCGCTGCGCCGGATGCTCGCCGACCGCTACACCGAACGCGGCATCCCCACCATGCCCGAGCAGATCATGGTCACCACCGGCGCGATGGGCGCCATCGACGCCATCTGCAGCCTCTTCGCGGGCCGCGGCGAGCGCATCGCCGTCGAATCACCCTCCTACGCCAACATCCTCCAGCTCATGCGCGCCGCCGGCGTGCGCCTCGTACCCGTCGCGATGGCCTCCGGGCTCGGCGGCTGGGACATGGACGTGTGGCGCCAGGTGCTGCGGGACTCCGCGCCGCGCCTGGCCTACGTCGTCGCCGACTTCCACAACCCGACCGGCGCGCTCGCCTCCGACGAACAGCGCCGTGCCATGGTCGAGGCGGCCCGCTCCGCCGGCACCGTCCTGGTCGCCGACGAGACGATGGCCGAACTCCGGCTGGACCCCCAGCTCGCCATGCCCCGCCCGGTCTGCTCCTTCGACCCGGCCGGCTCCACCGTCATCACCGTCGGCTCCGCCAGCAAGGCGTTCTGGGCCGGCATGCGCATCGGGTGGGTCCGCGCCGCCCCCGACGTCATCCGCAGCCTGGTCGCCGCGCGCGCCTACGCCGACCTCGGCACCCCGGTACTGGAGCAGCTCGCGGTGAACTGGCTGATGCGCACCGGCGGCTGGGAGGAGGCCGTCGGGATCCGCCGGGTCCAGGCCCGGGACAACCGTGACGCGCTGGTCGCGGCGGTGCGCCGGGAGCTGCCCGACTGGGAGTTCCAGGTCCCGCTGGGCGGCCTCACGCTGTGGGCCCGGGCGGGCGGACTGTCCGGGTCACGGCTCGCCGAGGTGGGGGAGAGGGTCGGCGTGCGCGTCCCCTCGGGCCCCCGGTTCGGGGTGGACGGGGCGTTCGAGGGATACGTCCGGCTGCCGTTCACCGTGGGCGGGCCGGTCGCGGACGAGGCCGCCGCACGGCTGGCGGCGGCGGCCCGGCTGGTCGGTACGGGAGCGGGCGGCAGCGGGGCGGAGCCGCCGCGCACGTTCGTCGCGTAG
- a CDS encoding ankyrin repeat domain-containing protein has protein sequence MSEHTPEGPGSQDVPDADVIELATKIFDLARQGQTAALTAYLDAGVPANLTNDRGDTLVMLAAYHGHAEAVTALLARGAEADRANDRGQTPLAGAVFKGEEAVIRALLAGGADPYAGTPSAVDTARMFAKADLLELFGAK, from the coding sequence ATGAGCGAGCACACCCCGGAGGGCCCCGGCTCCCAGGACGTTCCCGACGCGGACGTCATCGAGCTGGCCACCAAGATCTTCGACCTCGCCCGGCAGGGGCAGACCGCCGCGCTGACCGCCTACCTCGACGCCGGGGTCCCGGCGAACCTCACCAACGACCGGGGCGACACCCTCGTCATGCTCGCCGCCTACCACGGTCACGCCGAAGCCGTCACCGCCCTGCTGGCCCGGGGCGCCGAGGCCGACCGCGCCAACGACCGCGGGCAGACCCCCCTCGCGGGCGCCGTCTTCAAGGGCGAGGAGGCCGTCATCCGCGCCCTGCTCGCCGGCGGGGCCGACCCGTACGCCGGCACCCCCTCCGCCGTGGACACGGCGCGCATGTTCGCCAAGGCCGACCTGCTGGAACTTTTCGGAGCCAAGTAA